CAAGTtgatgagggacatggataaagtgaacactgtctttttcccagggtacagGATTCTAAAATTACAGGGTATCGGCTTAAGGCATGAGGGGAGAGTTTAAGAGAGACATCGGGAGCCGTTTTATCACACTGAGGGTATTTgacatctggaacgagctgccagagaaagctgtaGATGTGGCTACAATgaaacttttaaaataaatttggacagatatatggatgggaagggttcagATGGACGTGGGCCAAACTCGGGAAAAGTAGCTGAAGGATCTGTCTCTGTGCTTGTCATGGTTCTGATATCAGCATTTGATTTGTTCTTGCAGAATCTGACTGCAGAGATAAACCTCAACCCAGAGCAGCACCAACTGGCCCTTCGAAAACTCCTGAATGACATCAAGAAAAGTGGCGATGCGCAGGAGCAGCTGGGCCTCTGGGGTCTCCTCATTGACGATGATATCCATAAGGTGGGTCTGTGTCCAAACACCTGTCCTGTGCTGAAGCAGCTGGCAGGTTGGCAAACGCTGGGCACATCCTCAGCGTAAggtcaatgaaacatagaaattaggtgcaggagtaggccattcggcccttcgagcctgcaccgccatttaatatgatcatggctgatcatccaactcagtatcccgtacctgccttctctccataccctctgatccccttggccacaagggccacatctaactccctcttaaatatagccaatgaactggcctcaactaccctctgtggcagagagtgccagagattcaccactctctgtgtgaaaaaagttctcctcatctcggttttaaaggatttcccctttatccttaagctgtgaccccttgtcctggacttccccaacatcgggaaacccAACTCCTCCTGCGCACTTGTACTGTGCTCTGGGTCCTTCAAACCACTTGTGATGCTGAGCAAAGTAGTGTGACGTTGCCACCTCTGCCTGGGGTGAGAGGAGATTTGAGTGTACGCACagagtaaaaggcctgtcccacttaggtgatttttgttaggcaactacaggcgacctgTTTGTGGCCACTTGGTCGCTGGGAGTAGTcgcctcagtcgcgcaaaaaggcGTAGCggcattctggtcaccgctaaattttcaacacgttgaaaatttttcggcaacggctttgacgccaatgagcgtggcTTAACTTCTCCTGACCTAgggtgtcgccaggatgacgtaggttgtcgccggttttacCGCGACCTGCTACGgctcttgacagtcgccggcagttgcctaaaaaaatcgccaagtgggacaggcccatcaggggTGGTCTGTGCAGGATCTGTTCTCTTCCACAGCCGGGCACTGACTGGGCTGGCAGTGCATTTGCTACCTTGTGTTGGGAATTATGCAACATCTAGGAAAGAGAAGCTGGGGGGAATTCTTCTTTGACTCTTGTGTCAGCCTGAGGGCAGATCAGGTCTTGGATTAAATGTTTACACCTTGGATCTTTCCTGGGACAGCCTCTCCCATGGGGGGGGGCCCAATGCATTCCTTGATCGGTGTGACATTCCCTCagcaattcctttgctccagtgcTGCCATgcctctatctctctcactctctctctctctctctctctttttaacTTGAGTACATGATACCttgggcagatatatggatagcaAGGGTTtacagggctatgggccaaatgaagaCAAGAACTAGCCCACTATGCCCACTATGGCATGGTCAAGGCATGTTCCCGTGGTGTACAGCTCCCTGACTTTAAAAATGAGAGTGTTAGCCGCTGAGCCTCTTCAGGAAAGGTGAGGAGCAGAGTTAGTTTACAGTGGGTACATATTCTTTTTAAATAAGCCATCACTGGTGAATGTTAGACGATGTTTACACAGCGGGCTTGGGGTAACCCCATTCATTTTTGTacgtattttgtttttttttctctctcttggtcGAGTTCTCTTAACAGACGGAGGCAAGAGTGTTGCCCCCTGAGAAGATCATCGTCCGGCACAAGTCATTTCCTAGCGGGCCTGATGTTAACTGGACTAAAGAGGTTTCACGGGAGAAAGTCATCTCGGCGGTAAGTTCTAAAGAGACTGCGTGCAGCCCTTGCAGAGTGCAATTGAATGAAGCGCAGTAACAGACCTAATTTAGCTTGGTTGAGATATATTGATGAAGTCTGCTCCCTTATCAAACACGCTGTGTAAATAGGTCATTTGGTTCAATATGTTCTCTAGGAATGCCCTCTGCCCTAATTAGTTCAATAGTATCACCTCTATCCTTTTATCCACTGAGACATTGCAGTTGTGAccattaagggcctgtgccacacGCAatgttttcggcgacttgccggcacccgtaatACGTTGCCGAAAAAGTTCAAAATGTTGGACGTGCAAAAGGAGGacctgcaagctccacacagtcagcagccGAGGTTGGGATAAAACCTGGGTTTCTgatgcggtgaggcagcagctgtgccaacGTGCTGCCCTGTGTGTAAAGAAGTTCCATTATATCAGTCCGATACGTGAGTGAATATTTAATCATGTATATTTGGGGGTCAGGGGTGGTGAGACGGGGTCGAGGGGTTGTAAGGGTCTCAGAATGGTTCGAATAGCGTTCTAATTGTTTTGACACGCAGATTCCAATGCATTGCTGGACGCTCTTTTGCTCGAAGCAAAATGCAACACGTGCGAAGGACCTGATCAGCTGCATGTCGAAGGTGGCGGAGCCCATCGGGATGACTGTCCTGCAGCCTGCCTACGTCGAGCTGAAGGACGACAGGACCCAGACCTACATCCGGTCCCTTCAGTCACACCTGGAGAGCAACGTAGGTTGCCGGTCACTCGCTGCATTTCTGCATCTCCTCTGCAACAAAAAGTTGCGAATCCAAacctgccagtctgaagaagggtctcgacccgaaacatcgcccattccttctctccagaggtgctgccttacccgctgagttactccagcactttgtgtctaccttcgatttaaaccagcatctgcagttctttcttacacacggtATGAGGGTGAATGGTAATCGAGGCTGAAGAGGGAGTATTACTGGGacattgcatctctctctctctcctctttatcACTTCCCAGCCCGAGATCGAGCTTATCCAATAggcaatgtgcaggagtaggccatttggcccttcaagccagcaccgccactcaatgtgatcatggctgatcatccccaatcagtaccccgttccggccttctccccatatcccctgactcagttatctttaagagcccaatctagctctctcttgaaagtatccagagaaccggcctccaccgcctgctgaggcagagaattccacacacactcacaactctctgtgagaaaaagtgtgaaACCCAACATGGAATGTGGCCCTGGACCGGTTCTATATCTGTTTGACATTTTAATCTGTTGCCAATGTTTCTTGCCCTCCAGACGTCGGTTAAGATAGTGGTGTGTCTTGTGACTGGTACCCGGGATGACCTGTACCACGCCATAAAGAAATTGTGCTGTGTCCAATCTCCAGTCCCCTCGCAGGTAAGAGGTCAATTTATGGACAGCAGGAGGCAGTTGTTGGAAGGAGAATCCTAACCCTTTGCTACCCGAGCTGAGTGCACATTGGCGATGATACCCTAGCTTTCTGGAAAGgccgttcagaagcttgataatggAGGGGGCGGGGAAGCTATTCcccagtctggtggtgcgcgctttcaagcttctgtaccttctgcttgatgggagcagggagaaggaggaatgactagGATGGGTCGAGCCTTTGTTTATGTTGTTCACTAACGTTGCACTGATTTGTTCTTGCCAGGTAATTAATGTGCGGACTATCTCTCAGACTGCACGAATGCGATGCATCTGTCAAAAGATCCTCCTGCAGATTAATTGTAAACTGGGTGGAGAGCTGTGGGGCGTGGACATTCCACTGGTGAGTGTGTGGGCTTGGTCTCCATCTTGTCTCTTTGTATATGGGTACAGACATTGATGTGTATCAGGGCCGCCAGTGCCAACAAGGTGCGGTGTCAACATCCACTGCACGCCATGCAAGGGTACTTTCATTTCAGAGCAAATGTACACAATTTGCCCGAGGGAATGTGACATGCCGGCTTTGTCACAGACTTGCAGAACCTCATTCGCAATGAAAATCTCCATGTATTCCATCAAGGTTACCCATTGATGCCACACAACAACTAAATAATCAATGAAACTATGCGAGCAAATTGATCCTTTTTAGAAATCCATACTTTAATAGGCTAGCCGAGGCAGGTGCAGTTACAATGTTTGAggcatttgacaatagacaataggtgcaggagtaggccattcggcccttcgagccagcaccgccattcaatgtgatcatggctgatcatccccaatcagtaccccattcctgccttctccccatatcccctgactccgctacttttaagagccctatctagctctctcttgaaagcatccagagaacctgcctccaccgccctcttagaggctgagaattccgcagactcgccactctctgtgagaaaaaagcgtttcctcgtctccgttctaaatttggacatgaatgaaatgttttgaggattgtgggccaaatgcaggcaggtgggacagacTCAGTTGGACATATTGGTTAGCGTGGGCATTTTGGATCAagggggcctgttttcatgctgtataacctGGACCTTGTAGTTTCTTTTCTCTCCATTAGCAAGGGTTGCTCCCATTAATATGTAACCTGTGTGTTTAACCGGGCAGGTCCCACCCCAGTGCAAATATAGGCAAATATTATGTTAGCTGTCAACTAGTTCTCGGGCTCTATACCTTTCTGTAATGAATTAATATTTGCGTAGCACTAAATAGCCTATGTTCTTTATTTCCTTGGTTCTTTTCAAATGCCTGCATTCAAACCATTTGAACCAGAGGTTTTATCCCCTTTGGTGAGTTTTTCAATTTCAAATGAACTTAATTTAATTGCACAGCCCATCATCCAATATaacatgggtagacaaaaatgctggagaaactcagcgggtgcggcagcatctatggagcaaaggaaataggcaacgtttcgggccgaaaggcaacgtttccgggtttcggcccgaaacgttgcctatttccttcagtctgaagaagagttttggcccaaaacgttgcctatttccttcagtctgaagaagggtcagacagcatccctgaagaggcgacatttcgggtcaaaacccttcttcagtctgagtaagcatctcgacccgaaacgtcacctattccttttctccagagatgctgcctggcccgcggagttgctccagctttttgtgtaacttcagtttaagccagcatctgcagttcctccctaaacGTGGTGTGTAACAGGGCCTTGCCCTGATTAAAATGACAGTGTTATCTATGCATGTGTTTCTGCCCTATTATAGAAACAGCTGATGGTGATAGGAATGGATGTGTACCATGACCCCGTAATGGGGAAGCGTTCTGTTGTTGGATTTGTTGCCAGCTTAAACAAGTAAGTACACGTTGCCACTTTATTCAGAGCAATCaataaagtatatattttttcttcatGAGGGCACAATCTATATCGGCTCGGACTGTCACCTTAAAtgctgtgattctatgactcggctgtcaatccaatccaatccaactttatttgttaagcattttaaaacagccaatgttaaccaaagtgctgtacagaagaataaacagacatcataaacagacaccataacagctcacatgaggcgcaaaaattacatatgatatacaacaataaattaaaagacataaaacatgagtaaaaataatagccacggaataaaagcaatcaaaaaataagaaattaaatcaaataaataaataaagtcgacatcttactgggtatcaaaggccacggagaagagatgggttttaagaagtgatttaaaaacagacctgtttaatgtggaaaggcagatcgttccataattttgggtgccgacacagcaaaggcacggtcccctctgagcttcagcttagttttaggcccactcaggagcagctgattatctgacctgagagagcgggcgggtgtataagggtgtagaagctcagataggtagggcggggcaagaccattcagggatttaaaagcaaataaaataattttaaaatggatcctaaactgaataggcaaccagtggagtgaggctaaaatgtgcgaaatgtgctcatgtGTACGTGTCAGGGACAGAAGAGCTCAGAGTTGAATGTAGTCTGTGATCACACGCAGCTGTTTTTTGTGCTTGcatctctctgtctcctctcacCTTTGTCTCACTGCTCCcacaagggcccgtcccacttacaaGATATTTTTTGGCGTAGTTGCAGTTGAAAATTTTCAaaagtgttgaaaatccagcggcgaccagcaaAAGGTACGACTATTTGGCCGACTGCTCACGACCAAACGTGtcgcggggtgtcgcctgtatggccgtgagcagtcgcccaaagagtcgtagcttttgctggtcgccgttggattttcatcacgttgaaaatttttggcaatctgctgcaactatgacgggtgccggcaagtcgccgaaaaaaatcacgtaagtgggacaggccctttaatccttACATCCTTCGTGCAGCAGTCTGTCACCGGGACGGATTATTTAAACGGAAAAGGAAAATTAATTTAAGCAACAATCTAGCTTCTTGTAGCAAAACATGTCTATTACCAGTGCTGCCCCTGCTTCTATTGAATAGTAAAATTATGCCATACAACATGAAAAGAGGGCATTCGGCCCCGtacccatgccaatcaagatgctccatctaagctagtcccatggcTGATCTTTAACCCGATCTTCCCACGCCTGTACTAAGCCCATCATCCCTTGtttcctgtgtaggaaagaactgcagatgctggtttaaatcgtaggtagacaaatgctggagcaactcagcgggaccagcagcatctctggagagaaggaatgggagatgtttttggtcaagactctgactaagggtctcaacccgaaacgtcacccatttgttctctccagaaatgctgcctgtcacgctgaattactccagcattgtgtatcccttgattccttcaataTCTGGAAATCTGTCCCAATCTGCAACATCGCCTAtagcatgttctccaaagatgctgcccgacctgctgagttactccagcattttgtaaaccagcatcttcagttccttgtttctaatctTTCTTGGAAATCTATCAATCTGTCTTGAAAATACCACGACTGAGGTCCGCAGCTCAcgtaggtagagaattccaaacattAGCTGCCCTCTGAAGAAATCTCATCTAATTTCTGTCCTGAATGACCCCATCTCCTGAATTTCTGTCCTGAATTGACCCCAGTCACACAGGTTGTGGGCGCCGTCCTTTCACCCATCTTGCCAAGCCCCGAAGAATTCTTTGTCAATGACACTTCTGATTCATCGAAACCCTCGAGCATTTTGACCCAGTTTGTTTAATCATCCCCACGGGACAAATGTACCTCTTGTCCCCCGTCCAATCTGGCGAACCTTTGCACTCTTTATCTCGACATGTCAGATTTCACCTCGACATGTCAGATAGAGCCTTGTTGCATAATCTTTAGACTGGCTCTTGCTTCATTCCTTGGTATTACTGAACTGCAGCAACATTTCATAgaagtaaaaacaaaatgctagacGTTTATTGCATAAAAATGCCAAAATAAAAAGATTAAATAGTAGAAAGAATGAGTGGCAGATTTTTGTTTGacattcctcctctccccctccctctcccccctcctctccctctcccccccccctctcctctctcccccccctccctccctcctctccctcctctcccccctcctctccctccccccctcctctccctctccctctccctccccttccctctccatctctcgccttccctctctctccccttccctctctccctccccccccctcctctcccttccctccactccccccccccccccctcctctcccctctccctccccccccctctccctccccccctcccccccccctctcccctccccccctcctctccccccccccctcctctccctccctctccctgcccccccctcctccctcccccccccccccccccctcccctcctctccccctccccccctcctcccccctccccccccccaatcctctccccccccccccacccccccctccccccccctccctcccaccccacctccccccctccccccccctcccctccccctcccccctctccccccccccccccccccccccccccctccctctccccctcacccctttccccccctccctcccccctccctcctacccctctccctcccaccctatcCCTACTCCCtaaccctcctctcccctcccccccccctcctctccctctccccccctctccccctccctcccccccccccctcctctccctctccccccctcctctccctctcccctctccctcttcccccccccccccttcccctctccccctcccccccccctcccctcccctctcccccccctcctcttcctcttctcctctctctcctcttctcctcttctcctcccctctctcccccccccccccccttgagttGATGCGTTTAAATCCCCCTGTGGCCATGGTGGGGTTTGAACAGTCATGAGCTACTCCATTCTATCTGGCTGCTCATCTGCTGGTGAGTTGCTGTGCCAATGTACCCCGTAACTGGAGGTGTGTGGTGGTGAATCAATCTGGAGACTGACTGTTGCATCTCACCTGTTCCTGCCCCCAGAGCAATGACCAAGTGGTTTTCCAGAGTGGCTTTCCAGATGCCCAATCAGGAAATCATCGATGGCTTGAAGATCTGTATGGTGGCATCCTTAAAGAAATATTACGAGGTAATCATTTGTATTTCAACAAGCAGAGGAATGGCATGTGCTGAACAACGTGGTTGAGGAATGATCTTCTCACATGCTGTGGAATGGAAGCGAGCTGTACTGCACTGATGGGTTTTCTCTCCTGCTTTGTTCTCTTTCCCGTCAGCCGAATGCCTTAATGTACGGAGCGTTGACATTGTTAGAATTCCATTCCGTTTCATCCCATCAGCATTGACGATGAATGAGCTAATGCTGGAGTCAGGAAATCACTGAGTCCAGAGACTTCAAAGGTGCAttgatttgtttgtgtgttttgccTGCAGATCAACCACTGCCTGCCTGAGAAGATCGCTGTGTACCGGGATGGCGTGTCCGATTCGCAGCTGAGCACGGTGACAGATTACGAGATTCCACAGCTTCTGAAGTGCTTTGACGTGTTCAGTGATTACCACCCCAAGATGATGGTGATCGTGGTGCAGAAGAGGATTGGCACCAAACTGTACGCAGTGTCGGGGTCGGGGAGACTGAGTATCCCGCCTCCCGGCACTGTGCTGGACCACACCGTCAGCACAAAGGAATGGTGAGAGCCCGTCCTGGAACGGTGGTGACCTTGTAGACATTGATGGAGCCCTCTGGTGCTCTCTCTAAGCCTCCAGTTCTCCCAGCAATGGAGGAAAGGGAGAGAATGGTATCTGGAACAAGGCCTTGCCCTACCAACAGTTGCCGAAGCATCCAACTGAAGAGCAATGTAGTTGTGCTTGGAGCATTGCAGGATCCTGGGGGTTTGCACACAGCCGTGGCCTATTCATAGGaagtagaacagcacaggaacagactctcTGGCCCACAACGTGCCATTAAAatattcccttccccccccccccccccgctagcaTGTGatacatacccctccattccctgcatctccatgtgcctatctaaaggcctcataaatgccttcaccaccaccactgAGAGCGTGTTGCAGGCACTGGCCACAAAACTGAGGTTTTGTTAAAAAACAAAACTTTCCATTAAACATTGCAActttcaccttcaagctatgcccagtagtatttgacatttccaccctcgcgggggggagaggaagattcCGACTGTCTCCCCTAAGTCTGCCTCTTACCTCCAGCTCTCTCCTCAGCCTCTCtcgcaccagagaaaacaatccaagtttgtcaaacatagaaacatagacaataggtgcaggagtagaggccattcggcccttcgagcctgcaccattcgccattcaatatgatcatggctgatcatccaactcagtatcctgtacctgccttctctccataccccctgatctctttaaccacaagggccacatctaactccctcttaaatatagccaatgaactgtgtggcctcaactaccttctgtggcagagaattacacagattcaccactctctgtgtgaaaatctgcAACAGAGTGTCACAAAGCCCTCCTTTTAGCTAATACTTTCTAGCACTGACCAGCGCGCTGGTTTTCAACCTTTCCAAcgcctccacatgcttcctgcAGTGGCTGCtgcttcttgcgtttgaggcagcagaagtctgcagcagggtgatgccatcaaGTTCGACACCCGTAGGTTCCCGGCATTataaagggcgcatgctccgggttggcgccaagctgttctctgtttgttgtcgttggcctgactgaggtcagttgacatgGCTCACTCACCACAGGGGGGGTGGGTCAACAACATGAGCCCCCTGCAGTGGCACGACCAGAACAgcacgcaatgctccaaatgcgatCTAACCAAGACCTACAAAAAGCTTGCATCACGACTCCCTGACTCAACGGGAgaagcagcatccctgcagagaaggagtgggtgaggtttcgggtcgagacccttcttcagctgagagccgggggagagggagactggagatatggacggtaaggtgtgaaaaggacagatgacTTAGTCAGCCTTGATATTCACTGTGCTCTTCTTGTTTTTGCAGGCCtgacttcttcctgatggcacacACTGTTCACCAGGGTTGTGGAATCCCCACGCGCTACATCTGTGTATTTAACAGTCTGAACCTCAGCCCTGACCACATTCAGAGGTAGGCGGCCAGAGCTGTGAGATCACTCGTTAAAGAAGCTTTATATTTTACCATGttctcccgctgagtttagtttgagtttagatacagcgcggaaacaggcccttcccccccaccgatcctgcagcgaccagcgatccctgcacataaacgctatccaacacacactagggacaatttacacatacaccaagccaattaacctacacacctgcatgtctttggagtgtgggaggaaactaagatCTCgatgaaagcccacgcagtcacggggagaaggtacaaactccgtacagacagcacccgtaatcgggatcgaacccgggtctccggcgctgttggacagcaagtctaccgctgccccaccgtgccgacCCTCCCCCAGCACTATGCGGTTATCCTATTATTCCCATCCCCAGTGCGCTgcgaggattctcccgacgccggagcaccatcatctggCAAGAAACGCCTGGAACATCGGGACTCTGTAAAGCCTACTGTGGAGGCCTatataggcccgactatgggtggacatggacatggggatggggactggactttgtgccttccctcacagtggggaccattggggatgttttttatgtttaaatttctttattattatgttgttttgtttttttctgtgctGCAAAGGCAATGGGCATTTCacaacaccaattggtgtatgtgactaatcaagaacctttgaaccattgCCAGTGGAAACCTTGCCCTTTGTGTTGCAGGCTCACCTTCAAGCTGTGCCACATGTACTGGAACTGGTCGGGTACCATCCGGGTGCCAGCTCCCTGCAAGTACGCCCACAAGCTGGCCTTCCTGTGCGGCCAGTCCCTGCACCAGGAGCCGTCTGCCATGCTGTCCGAACTGCTGTTTTACCTGTGACGGCCTGTGCGGCAATCGCTGCGACTGAGGGTGGTGGCCCATCACACGGAGCGATGCGATGCGATGCGGACTGGAGCCCTGGTCAAGGTGCGACGTGGGCTTGTTTTCCACCCAAAACATTTATTTGCTTATTTTTGGCTGCAGAAATATGGTTGACTTTAAAATGTCTTTGTTTCCCCGAGTAACGCCGGATTAGAAGGAAATGACAGGGCAAGCTGGTGAGGAAACCAAACACAATGACTAGCCTGAAAGAAACAGTGTATTTTTACTTGGAAGATAAGTATTGCCTGTGAAAATCAGTGCTGCTCATGGACTCCACCCaagcaacagactcaaatgtGGCTCGTGTACAAGTTTCTGCACTGAGTGCTTGTACTGACAGCCTCGTGATCCCAGTGCGAGCCACAGTGacatagctggtagagccactcccTACAcggcaccagagatcctggtttgatcccgaccttgtgtgctgtctgtgtggagtttgcacgttttcactGTCACCgcgtgcgtgggtttcctccgggtgctctggattcctcccacatcccaaagacctgcgggtttgtaggttaatcggccctctgtaaattgtcgcctagtgtgtagggagtgggtgggaaagtgggatagcatcaaACTAGGgtgagcgggtgatcgctggttggtgtggactcatagGCAGCAGGCCCCATGTccaggctgtatctttcaatcaaaatttCAATTCAATAGTCCTACCTTGTACTGGGCAACATGCTGTCTGTGGCGGAAACCATGAGCAGTTTAAACCTTCCGATCCTAGAACAGTCCCTCTCGCTGAACCCTCCAGAACGctcacattttcatttcattacaGATATATCAAGCGAGACCCACACGACTAAGGAACATATCGATGCTGCTTCTCAAATCTATTTACAAGGTACCTGCTCCATCTCTGAAGACCATAAGACTTTGGAGCAGTACTGGGCAATTCATCCCAGTGattctcctctgccattcaatcatg
Above is a window of Leucoraja erinacea ecotype New England chromosome 35, Leri_hhj_1, whole genome shotgun sequence DNA encoding:
- the piwil2 gene encoding piwi-like protein 2, whose translation is MGRGSLGKSRLLPPSAVLAAGDQRFSPAPDVAAAKGMESYGEPVMTRGSSGTAIPLAVNHVKIYCRNEAVYQYHVTFSPDVECRNIRFGMLKEQQAVTGRATAFDGAILYLPVKLPEVIHLKAERRTDGAEVDIKIQMTKILQPNSNLCIPYYNVIFRRVMRILELKLIGRNFYDPTNANVLPQYRLQIWPGYSASIRRTEAGLMLQVDLSHKVIRNDSVIDMMQALYQKSSENFQDDCMKELVGSIIMTKYNNCTYRIDDIDWHKAPTSSFRMADGSDITFCEYYRKNYGISIQDHNQPLLVHRPKQKLGSQGQLIENEILLVPELSYMTGIPEPMRKDFRAMRNLTAEINLNPEQHQLALRKLLNDIKKSGDAQEQLGLWGLLIDDDIHKTEARVLPPEKIIVRHKSFPSGPDVNWTKEVSREKVISAIPMHCWTLFCSKQNATRAKDLISCMSKVAEPIGMTVLQPAYVELKDDRTQTYIRSLQSHLESNTSVKIVVCLVTGTRDDLYHAIKKLCCVQSPVPSQVINVRTISQTARMRCICQKILLQINCKLGGELWGVDIPLKQLMVIGMDVYHDPVMGKRSVVGFVASLNKAMTKWFSRVAFQMPNQEIIDGLKICMVASLKKYYEINHCLPEKIAVYRDGVSDSQLSTVTDYEIPQLLKCFDVFSDYHPKMMVIVVQKRIGTKLYAVSGSGRLSIPPPGTVLDHTVSTKEWPDFFLMAHTVHQGCGIPTRYICVFNSLNLSPDHIQRLTFKLCHMYWNWSGTIRVPAPCKYAHKLAFLCGQSLHQEPSAMLSELLFYL